The genomic window CGAAATTGCCAATCTGATTACATGGGTGGCATCAGCTGAGAATTCATTCACCACAGGGGCAACTTTTGACATATCCGGCGGACGCGCGACTTATTGATCTGTTCATATTCAGGTTCGCGCGGCCTCAAAAGCGGCCCAGGCTTCTGCAAAAGCCTCATAGTCAAAACCTGTTTGCCGGGCCGGGTCCAGGACCAAACGTTCTGTTTCAACCAGCTTGTTTATGGCGGCTGAAATCGACGGGATCACGTCTGCGGGGATCACCAAAGCGCCATGACGGTCTGCATGAATCAGATCGCCTTCCGCAACAGATAGCCCCATGATCTGGACAGGTGTACCCATTTCTTTGACATGTACAAACGCATGTGACGGGCCTATCGAACCGGCAATCAACGGAAACCCCTTTGGCAGATCCCCTAAATCGCGCATCACGCCATTTGTTACCGCACCAGACACGCCTAAGCCTTTATGCACTGTCGTGTTTATCTCGCCCCAGAAGGCGCCCACACAGTCCGGATAATCGCAATCTTCAATCACCGCAACAGCGGGTCGACGGGCGTTTGATATATATCTGTAATAGGCCATCCGTTTCTGCCTGGTCACTTCCGGCGGCTCTTCTGGCGGTGCCTGTGCAGCGATTTTTGCTGTTAACGCATAACCGACAACAGCCTGTTCTTCTGGTGCAGAGCTGAACATAGTGCCTTTGGTAAAATGATTAAAACCACGCTTGCCCTGTGCTGCCTCAATAGCATTACATACGGTCGGGGTATCAACAGACCTTAAGGTTTTCAGTAAAAGTTCATTCATCCAAATCTCCTGTATTCATATCGCCTTCCAGCGGATAGCTCAGCGCTGCAATATCTGTTATTCCCTGCGTCTTACCCAGAATGACACGCTGTCACAGTAAAGGCTATTCGCTGTTTAAAATTAAATCAGCAGCTTTTTCAGCAATCATCATCGTTGGCGCATTGGTGTTGCCAGATGTAATAAACGGCATAATTGACGCATCGGCCACACGCAGCCCGCTTACCCCCCTTACCTTCAGTTCGGGGGTTACCACATGATCAGACTGATCGGCTGGCCCCATTCTGCATGTGGACACAGGATGATATACGGTATTTCCGGTTTGTTTTGCAAAATCCAGAAGCTCGTCATCTGATACACAGTCAGGCCCCGGCCGTGCTTCAGTTTTAACAATGGCCGTGATGGCATCTGCTGCCATGATATCACGGGCAATTTTCATCCCCTCCACCAAAACAAGCCTGTCGATTTCCGCATCAAGATATCGCGGATGAATTTCAGGCGCTCTGTTTGGGTCTGCCGAAGTAATATGGGTATAACCACGGCTGTGGGGACGCAGCTGACAGGGGCCAACGGACAGGGCAGGGAATTTGTCAAACACACGTTTTGCCGGATCTGAAAAGCTGGCATGCGCCGCATGAAACTGAATATCTGGCTGAGCGTCTGTTGCAAACCGGCTGGCAACGAAACCGCCAACAATGCCCGCAGGCATTGTTAATGCCCCTCTTCTGCGAAAAAGAAAATTCGCGACTTCTTGAACAAAGCCAAGCGTTGATAAAGACGTGTTTAAACTGTCTTGTGAGGACAGTTCCCAAGTCAGGCGGGTGAGAAAATGATCCGTCAGATGTTCGCCAACAGCAGGCAGGTTTACGCGCGGAACAATGCCAACAGATTGCAGTCGTTCTGCCGCGCCTATGCCAGACAGCTCAAGCAGCTGAGGTGAGCCAAATGCTCCTGCAGATAAGATCACTTCCCGCCGCGCGCTCAGCTTTGCTGTCTTGCCCTGATGAGAGATGATAAGACCGGTTACGTTATGCCCGGTTTCACCAAAACATAATTGCTGTGCTTGTACGTTAGACAAAACCCTCAGATTTTCACGATTGCGAACAGGAGCAATGAAGGCTCTGTAGCTTGACAGTCTGAGGCCGTTCTTTTGGGCAAGCTGGAAGTAGGAAAATCCAGACTGGTCAGCGCCATTATAATCTATATTTGTCGGATATCCGCATTGTCCGGCCGCCTCTATGAACAGATCGAGCGTTTGATATCTGGTCCGTGGCGGGGAGATATGCAGCTCACCAGCAAAGCCATGCAGGCCCTCATCCAAATCATCAGGGTGATACTGCATCTGCACAGATTTTTTAAAATAAGGCAGTAGATCATCAAACGACCATCCTGTATTACCCGCTTGTGCCCAATTGTCAAAATCATGAGCCTGACCTCTTACATAGAGCATGCCATTAATCGAGGACGTCCCGCCAAAGACCTTCCCTCTTGGCATATTCACAGCCCTGCCATTCAGGTGATCCTGAGGGCGTGTTGAAAACATCCAATTCAGCGCCGGGTTTGTCATGACATTCACAAACCCTGCAGGAATGTGAATTAAGGGATGGGTATCGGCGCCCCCTGCCTCAACCAGGATGACCCGGTTCGCAGGATTTTCGCTCAAGCGGCTGGCCAGGATACACCCTGCTGAGCCAGCACCGACCACAATGAAATCTGCTTCTGCAAGCAGAGCTGCATCATCCGGGAAATCTGCGCTTTTGGTCCTGTCTTGCATATTTCATTATCCCAACCATAACCAAGCACTTCTGCAGCCCTCTTGCCGCATCAAACCTTAACTATCGGTTATAATGGATGAATATACAAGTCAGCAGACGCAAGGTGAACAGAAGGTCAGGCTGTATAGAAAGTTCAGTTACAGACCGGCGCTGTTTTCCTGCCAACAGCATGTTACAGACAGGGGAATAAATATCACCAGTAAGGGAACGCGACCAACTTCAATGGTAGTTTTCTGAAATAGGTAGGGATTGGTTGCGGGGGCAGGATTTGAACCTGCGACCTTCAGGTTATGAGCCTGACGAGCTACCGGGCTGCTCCACCCCGCGCCAAATTCCTCTGGGCTGACCGCCCGGCAGCAGTAATTTATTGTCCCGGCAATACGCCGGAGGGCGGGTTGCTGAAGCCCCGCGCCAAGGAACGCCAAAGTGTCCGGCTTGAAAAAAATGCCGCCCGCATAACACGGGCAGGCACCAAAAGAAGACACAAAAGACAAGGTTTATCCGCATTATGCAAACGAGTTCAGAAGACCAGGCAGCGACCTACTCTCCCGTGCCTTAAGACAAAGTACCATCGGCGCTGCAGACTTTCACGGCCGAGTTCGGAATGGGATCGGGTGGGGCATCTGCGCCATAACCACCTGGTCATCTGAACACGTTCACATGAACGGATAAGGGTATTGGAAGACATCCAAAATTGATGGGGTATTCAAAGCTTGATATTGACGATGATTGCCTTTACGCACGAACAATCAAGCCAATCGAACAATTAGTACCAGTTAGCTTCACACATTACTGCGCTTCCACACCTGGCCTATCAACGTGGTGGTCTCCCACGGTTCTCAAGCGATTACTGGTTTCGAGGGGGGCTTCCCGCTTAGATGCTTTCAGCAGTTATCCCTTCCGCACTTAGCTACCCGGCGGTGCCGCTGGCGCGACAACCGGTACACCAGAGGTGCGTCCATCCCGGTCCTCTCGTACTAGGGACAGCTCCTCTCAATAATCGAACACCCACGGCAGATAGGGACCGAACTGTCTCACGACGTTCTAAACCCAGCTCACGTACCACTTTAATCGGCGAACAGCCGAACCCTTGGGACCTGCTCCAGCCCCAGGATGTGATGAGCCGACATCGAGGTGCCAAACACCCCCGTCGATGTGAACTCTTGGGGGGTATCAGCCTGTTATCCCCGGCGTACCTTTTATCCGTTGAGCGATGGCCCTTCCACACAGAACCACCGGATCACTATGGCCGACTTTCGTCTCTGCTCGACTTGTCAGTCTCGCAGTCAGGCAGGCTTATGCCATTGCACTCAACAGCCGATGTCCGACCGGCTTGAGCCTACCATCGCGCGCCTCCGTTACTCTTTGGGAGGCGACCGCCCCAGTCAAACTACCCACCATACAGGGTCCCGGACCAGGCTTCACTGGCCGCGGTTAGACAACAAAACGCAGAAGGGTGGTATCTCAAGGTCACCTCCACCGCGGCTGGCGCTACGGCTTCAAAGGTTCCCACCTATCCTGCACATCTACATTCTGATGCCACTGTAAAGTTGTAGTAAAGGTGCACGGGGTCTTTCCGTCTGACCGCGGGTACTCCGCATCTTCACGGAGAATTCAATTTCGCTGAGTCGATGTTGGAGACAGCGGGGAAGTCGTTACGCCATTCGTGCAGGTCGGAACTTACCCGACAAGGAATTTCGCTACCTTAGGACCGTTATAGTTACGGCCGCCGTTTACCGGGGCTTCAATTCGGAGCTTGCACACCTCCTCTTAACCTTCCGGCACCGGGCAGGCGTCAGACCCTATACGTCGTATTAACTACTTCGCAGAGCCCTGTGTTTT from SAR116 cluster alpha proteobacterium HIMB100 includes these protein-coding regions:
- a CDS encoding Demethylmenaquinone methyltransferase (PFAM: Demethylmenaquinone methyltransferase) — encoded protein: MNELLLKTLRSVDTPTVCNAIEAAQGKRGFNHFTKGTMFSSAPEEQAVVGYALTAKIAAQAPPEEPPEVTRQKRMAYYRYISNARRPAVAVIEDCDYPDCVGAFWGEINTTVHKGLGVSGAVTNGVMRDLGDLPKGFPLIAGSIGPSHAFVHVKEMGTPVQIMGLSVAEGDLIHADRHGALVIPADVIPSISAAINKLVETERLVLDPARQTGFDYEAFAEAWAAFEAART
- a CDS encoding choline dehydrogenase-like flavoprotein (PFAM: GMC oxidoreductase) — translated: MQDRTKSADFPDDAALLAEADFIVVGAGSAGCILASRLSENPANRVILVEAGGADTHPLIHIPAGFVNVMTNPALNWMFSTRPQDHLNGRAVNMPRGKVFGGTSSINGMLYVRGQAHDFDNWAQAGNTGWSFDDLLPYFKKSVQMQYHPDDLDEGLHGFAGELHISPPRTRYQTLDLFIEAAGQCGYPTNIDYNGADQSGFSYFQLAQKNGLRLSSYRAFIAPVRNRENLRVLSNVQAQQLCFGETGHNVTGLIISHQGKTAKLSARREVILSAGAFGSPQLLELSGIGAAERLQSVGIVPRVNLPAVGEHLTDHFLTRLTWELSSQDSLNTSLSTLGFVQEVANFLFRRRGALTMPAGIVGGFVASRFATDAQPDIQFHAAHASFSDPAKRVFDKFPALSVGPCQLRPHSRGYTHITSADPNRAPEIHPRYLDAEIDRLVLVEGMKIARDIMAADAITAIVKTEARPGPDCVSDDELLDFAKQTGNTVYHPVSTCRMGPADQSDHVVTPELKVRGVSGLRVADASIMPFITSGNTNAPTMMIAEKAADLILNSE